The Tumebacillus sp. BK434 genome has a segment encoding these proteins:
- the rpsF gene encoding 30S ribosomal protein S6: protein MRAYETMLVLKADLEEETRDALIAKYEGIVAKEGGTVQQSTKYGKRKLAYEINKNREGFYVLLNFEANTTTPAELERLMKIDENVLRYLTVVKEQ, encoded by the coding sequence ATGAGAGCCTATGAAACCATGCTGGTCCTGAAGGCGGATCTCGAAGAAGAAACTCGTGATGCGCTCATCGCGAAGTACGAAGGTATCGTTGCGAAGGAAGGCGGTACTGTTCAACAATCGACCAAGTACGGCAAGCGCAAGCTCGCGTACGAAATCAACAAGAACCGTGAGGGCTTCTACGTTCTGCTCAACTTCGAAGCGAACACCACCACTCCGGCTGAGCTTGAGCGTCTGATGAAAATCGACGAAAACGTGCTCCGTTACCTGACCGTCGTTAAAGAACAGTAA